One Pseudochaenichthys georgianus chromosome 7, fPseGeo1.2, whole genome shotgun sequence DNA segment encodes these proteins:
- the LOC139434158 gene encoding agrin-like — protein sequence MRFSGFLHLDQVEGQEIFYTPEMEDPKSELFGETARSIESALNELFRKSEVHKDFMSVRVRNLAPSNSILAFVEAHFKPDTRFTVEDIEGALLKQLKASKDTSLAVKKPEDEISAITASPIMAISSVPFFTTPTTTTTTASVTTAAPTTTTMPPPTSPYHPPPPGTIRRP from the exons ATGAGGTTCAGCGGCTTCCTGCACTTGGACCAGGTGGAGGGCCAGGAGATATTCTACACCCCTGAGATGGAGGACCCCAAGTCGGAGCTGTTTGGAGAGACAGCCCGCAGCATAGAGAGCGCA CTCAATGAGTTGTTCAGGAAGTCGGAGGTGCACAAAGACTTCATGAGTGTTCGTGTCAGGAATTTGGCTCCAAGCAACTCCATCTTGGCCTTTGTGGAGGCCCACTTCAAACCAG ATACCAGATTCACGGTGGAAGACATTGAAGGAGCCCTGCTCAAACAGCTGAAGGCCTCCAAAGACACCAGCCTCGCTGTGAAGAAGCCAGAGGACGAGATATCCGCTATCACCGCTTCACCAATTATG GCAATCTCCTCCGTCCCCTTCTTCACCACCCCCACGACCACCACCACCACGGCCTCAGTCACCACAGCCgctcccaccaccaccaccatgccTCCCCCCACCTCCCCGTACCACCCGCCGCCCCCAGGCACCATACGCAGGCCTTAG